From a single Labrenzia sp. PHM005 genomic region:
- a CDS encoding DUF938 domain-containing protein, whose amino-acid sequence MLPFSAAADRNKDVIRDTLRPILEKRHRVLEIGSGTGQHAVHITTALPHITWQCSDLAENIPGITERLNASENPRTPAPLALDVAETPWPLPAPDTSQAFDAIFTANTLHIMSFGHVEQFFGRVAEVLSTKKGVLCVYGPLKYGGDFTTESNAAFDVQLKDWNPVSGIRDFEALDALAQNAGLTFSADHKMPANNQLVVWERQ is encoded by the coding sequence ATGCTCCCCTTTTCTGCAGCCGCCGACCGCAACAAGGATGTCATTCGTGACACGCTACGTCCCATCTTGGAGAAACGGCACCGGGTTTTGGAAATCGGCAGCGGCACAGGCCAGCACGCGGTTCATATAACAACAGCCCTGCCACACATCACATGGCAATGCAGCGATCTTGCCGAGAACATTCCAGGGATCACCGAACGCCTCAATGCAAGCGAAAACCCAAGGACGCCGGCACCACTTGCTCTGGATGTCGCCGAAACTCCTTGGCCGCTCCCTGCGCCTGATACCAGCCAGGCTTTCGATGCGATCTTCACAGCGAACACGTTGCACATCATGTCATTTGGCCATGTGGAGCAGTTTTTTGGACGGGTGGCTGAAGTCTTGAGCACCAAAAAAGGTGTGCTCTGCGTCTACGGCCCGCTCAAATACGGCGGCGACTTTACAACGGAAAGCAATGCGGCCTTTGATGTGCAGCTGAAAGACTGGAACCCGGTCAGCGGAATTCGCGACTTTGAAGCGCTCGATGCTCTGGCGCAAAACGCAGGCTTGACGTTCAGCGCGGATCACAAAATGCCCGCCAACAATCAATTGGTCGTCTGGGAGCGGCAATAG
- the cbiB gene encoding adenosylcobinamide-phosphate synthase CbiB, which produces MLLYDNTLWLLIAALLLDAVIGDPDWLWRRLPHPVVWIGKVISGFDTGLNRPAWSAATRRTMGVLTLIVLVTGGIVFGLGLQQVAATLAFGDLLVVLIAAVFLAQKSLYQHVAAVRDGLRDNGLEGGRKAVAMIVGRDPKSLDEAGVSRAAIESCAENYSDGIVAPLIWFALLGLPGLITYKAVNTADSMIGHKNEKYSDFGWASARFDDVINLPASRLAGVFLALSAPMAGGSTFRSFKAILNDAKKHRSPNAGRPEAAMAGALGLALAGPRKYPGYTVDDPYMNATGRRQANAQDISRSLRLLLGAYGIEALLVLILAFAFSPF; this is translated from the coding sequence ATGCTGCTTTATGACAACACACTTTGGCTGCTGATCGCCGCCTTGCTTCTGGATGCTGTAATCGGCGATCCGGATTGGCTGTGGCGGCGTCTGCCGCATCCGGTCGTCTGGATCGGAAAGGTAATTTCCGGCTTCGACACCGGCTTGAACAGGCCCGCTTGGAGTGCCGCCACCCGGCGCACGATGGGAGTTCTAACACTCATAGTCCTGGTCACTGGTGGCATTGTTTTCGGCCTAGGTCTTCAACAAGTGGCAGCAACGCTTGCCTTTGGCGACCTGCTTGTTGTTCTTATTGCAGCAGTTTTTCTCGCCCAGAAAAGCCTTTATCAGCATGTTGCAGCCGTTCGCGATGGATTGCGGGACAATGGCCTTGAAGGGGGCCGCAAGGCGGTTGCCATGATTGTCGGCCGCGATCCCAAAAGCCTGGATGAGGCAGGTGTATCCCGGGCAGCAATCGAATCGTGTGCTGAAAATTATTCCGATGGGATCGTTGCGCCACTCATTTGGTTTGCGCTGCTCGGTTTGCCAGGTCTGATTACCTATAAAGCGGTCAACACAGCCGACAGCATGATCGGCCACAAGAATGAGAAATACTCCGACTTTGGCTGGGCCTCGGCCCGGTTTGACGACGTGATCAATTTGCCGGCGTCCCGCTTGGCAGGTGTATTTCTGGCGCTTTCCGCCCCGATGGCTGGCGGCTCGACCTTCAGAAGCTTCAAGGCGATTTTGAACGACGCCAAAAAGCACCGCTCCCCAAATGCCGGTCGGCCGGAAGCGGCAATGGCCGGAGCGTTGGGTTTGGCGCTCGCAGGCCCTCGCAAATATCCTGGATATACGGTCGATGATCCCTACATGAATGCAACCGGGCGCCGACAGGCAAATGCGCAAGACATTTCCCGGAGCCTCAGACTGCTTTTGGGTGCTTATGGGATTGAAGCCCTTTTGGTTCTCATCTTAGCATTCGCTTTCTCACCTTTTTGA
- the cobD gene encoding threonine-phosphate decarboxylase CobD, with protein sequence MSEAIERFGGAETEWLDLSTGINPHPYPIPPKFSETAWSALPAQKAYDQLIGAARQAYLVPDHLGLTAGPGTQLLLSLLPRLLPEGPVALAAPTYSSHSDVWTRDGRKPVELSSIYALPADARIVLLVNPNNPDGQLVDVKSLLEIARTVTERGGYLLVDEAFADVMPGSSLLPHIGDENILILRSFGKFFGLAGLRLGFLAGPAEITTKLTALLESWCLSGPALELGSAALKDHAWQKTMNRQLVDEMADLGLILQQNMLSVFGGTPLYALAGTRNAAKLHEALAQQRIWTRIFDYAPTWIRFGLPGSTDNLERLSGALAEAQKEL encoded by the coding sequence TTGAGTGAAGCGATCGAACGCTTTGGTGGAGCGGAGACCGAATGGCTTGATCTATCGACCGGCATCAATCCACATCCCTACCCTATCCCACCGAAGTTTTCTGAAACCGCCTGGTCGGCCCTGCCCGCTCAAAAAGCTTATGATCAGCTGATAGGCGCGGCACGTCAGGCCTATTTGGTGCCGGATCACCTCGGGCTTACAGCCGGCCCAGGCACGCAACTGCTGCTCTCCCTCTTGCCTCGGCTTTTGCCCGAAGGCCCAGTGGCGCTCGCAGCGCCGACTTATTCAAGCCATTCCGATGTTTGGACTCGCGACGGCCGCAAACCGGTGGAACTTTCCAGCATCTATGCCCTGCCCGCAGATGCCCGTATTGTGCTGCTCGTCAACCCGAACAACCCGGACGGCCAGCTGGTCGACGTCAAAAGCCTCCTAGAAATCGCGCGCACAGTGACAGAACGCGGCGGTTATCTTTTGGTGGATGAAGCCTTCGCCGATGTCATGCCGGGTTCCAGCCTACTGCCGCATATTGGCGACGAAAACATTCTGATCCTCCGGTCCTTCGGCAAGTTTTTTGGTCTCGCCGGCCTCCGGCTAGGCTTTCTTGCAGGGCCCGCGGAAATCACCACAAAACTGACCGCGCTCTTGGAAAGCTGGTGCCTAAGTGGACCAGCGCTGGAGCTTGGCTCTGCTGCGCTGAAGGACCATGCATGGCAAAAAACCATGAACCGGCAACTGGTCGACGAAATGGCAGACTTGGGGCTAATTTTGCAGCAAAACATGCTCAGCGTCTTTGGCGGGACGCCGCTCTATGCGCTGGCCGGCACCCGTAACGCGGCCAAACTTCATGAGGCATTGGCGCAGCAGCGCATCTGGACCCGGATCTTTGATTATGCACCGACCTGGATCCGCTTCGGTCTTCCCGGAAGCACCGATAATCTTGAGCGCCTGTCCGGAGCCCTTGCCGAGGCGCAAAAAGAGCTCTAA
- a CDS encoding carboxylate-amine ligase encodes MKEPSFSIGVEEEYLLVDLTSRKIASSPPPELFAACENALEGRVSPEFLQCQIEVGTPVCTTMDEVRSELSYFRKTIGAEAARHGLAPIAASTHPFADWTEQPHTDKERYNDLARVMQVVAKRLLICGMHVHIGIEDPELRIDLCNQITYFLPHLLALSTSSPFWRGRVTGLRSYRLSVFNELPRTGLPPRFDSHEGYRRTIDTLIQAGAIEDATKIWWDLRPSDRFPTLEMRITDVCPCVEDTVAIAALFRCLCRMLYRLRRANQRWRQYSGFLLAENRWQAQRHGSTSELIDFGLKKSIAFRELIEEIIELVGPDAEFFGCEAEIAHIRKIVERGTSAERQLALVGDTPEDSLIATEKLEAVVDQLVSETQHGVASPS; translated from the coding sequence ATGAAAGAGCCCAGTTTCAGCATCGGGGTTGAAGAAGAATATCTTCTTGTCGACCTGACTAGCCGGAAGATCGCCAGTTCACCGCCGCCTGAGCTTTTCGCCGCCTGCGAAAACGCACTTGAAGGCCGGGTCAGTCCGGAGTTCCTGCAATGCCAAATCGAAGTTGGCACACCGGTTTGTACAACCATGGACGAAGTGCGGTCGGAACTCTCCTATTTCCGTAAAACCATCGGCGCGGAAGCTGCCCGCCACGGACTGGCGCCAATCGCCGCCTCCACGCATCCGTTTGCGGATTGGACGGAACAACCGCATACAGACAAAGAGCGCTACAATGACCTGGCCCGTGTCATGCAGGTCGTCGCAAAGCGGCTCCTAATTTGTGGCATGCATGTCCATATCGGTATTGAAGATCCAGAACTACGGATCGATCTGTGCAATCAGATCACCTATTTCCTGCCGCACCTTCTGGCTCTCAGCACCTCTTCCCCCTTTTGGCGTGGGCGCGTCACGGGTTTAAGATCCTATCGGTTGTCCGTGTTCAACGAATTGCCGCGAACCGGCCTGCCGCCCCGGTTTGATAGCCATGAAGGCTACCGCCGCACCATCGACACGCTTATTCAAGCCGGCGCCATCGAAGATGCCACGAAAATCTGGTGGGATTTACGCCCGTCAGACCGGTTTCCGACTCTGGAAATGCGGATCACCGATGTCTGTCCCTGCGTTGAAGATACAGTCGCTATCGCGGCTTTATTCCGATGTTTGTGCCGGATGCTATACCGGCTCCGCCGGGCCAATCAACGCTGGCGCCAGTATTCCGGGTTCCTCCTGGCGGAAAACCGCTGGCAAGCACAACGCCATGGATCCACCTCAGAACTGATCGACTTTGGCCTCAAGAAATCCATTGCGTTCAGAGAACTGATTGAAGAAATCATCGAACTGGTCGGGCCAGACGCAGAGTTTTTTGGATGTGAAGCTGAGATAGCCCATATCCGCAAAATTGTTGAACGCGGCACCTCGGCGGAACGCCAACTCGCCCTTGTCGGCGATACACCCGAGGACAGCCTAATTGCCACGGAAAAGCTTGAAGCAGTGGTCGATCAGCTGGTCAGCGAAACCCAACACGGCGTGGCCTCACCCAGCTGA
- a CDS encoding ABC transporter substrate-binding protein has translation MLLRLRNRFGLSAVIVLALLLAAGSDRAQSSEPRKLRIGTFVIPLMVVDEENGIFIELTNEILKRANLEADIILMPPKRTLLYFSTKDVDVIFPALDVFFATGVKYTKPTEIFYEKEDFVFTRKGEELLRIVPELEEKYVGITRGYAYAPELMENRFIHIERANTDEQNAHKLITGRMDAFVVEEHSGLKAFKNTGLEDKVQYDPNTPLSRQDVFYAFQGSNEGQALAVRFSDALRSMKEDGTFASIMNKAKTEQNIN, from the coding sequence ATGTTATTGCGTTTGAGAAACCGCTTTGGTCTTTCAGCCGTCATTGTTCTTGCCCTCCTCCTGGCGGCGGGCAGCGACCGAGCCCAATCGAGCGAACCCCGCAAACTGCGCATCGGAACCTTTGTCATTCCGTTGATGGTTGTTGATGAAGAAAACGGTATCTTCATCGAACTAACCAATGAAATTCTGAAACGCGCCAATTTGGAGGCAGATATCATCTTGATGCCGCCAAAACGGACCCTCCTTTATTTCTCCACCAAAGACGTTGATGTGATTTTTCCGGCACTTGACGTGTTTTTTGCTACCGGGGTCAAATACACAAAACCCACGGAGATTTTTTACGAAAAGGAAGATTTTGTTTTCACTCGAAAAGGCGAGGAACTGCTCCGGATCGTTCCTGAACTAGAAGAAAAATATGTCGGCATAACAAGAGGCTACGCCTACGCTCCTGAGCTGATGGAAAACAGGTTTATCCATATTGAACGCGCCAACACGGACGAACAAAATGCGCACAAGCTCATCACGGGCCGGATGGATGCTTTTGTTGTTGAGGAACATTCCGGCCTGAAAGCCTTCAAAAACACAGGCTTGGAAGACAAGGTTCAATACGACCCGAATACACCGTTGTCCCGCCAGGACGTCTTTTACGCCTTCCAAGGTTCAAATGAAGGGCAAGCTCTAGCAGTGAGATTTTCAGATGCCCTGCGGTCGATGAAAGAAGACGGTACTTTTGCCAGCATCATGAACAAGGCCAAGACCGAGCAAAACATCAATTAG
- a CDS encoding protein-L-isoaspartate O-methyltransferase — protein sequence MTDFSQSRRKMVDNQLRTNDVTDHRILDALEAVPREKFVPASKRAVAYIDEDLPVGSSGTNRFLMKPHIFGKLVQLAQIGSDDVVLIVGAGTGYSSAVVAKLAASVVALEENEDLSKVATDLLVELGTENAVVVDGPLVKGYASEGPYDIILIDGAVDDLPEALLEQLKSDGRLVAIEGQGGSGVAKLYQKSGDVVSGRFGFNASAALLPGFAREAEFSF from the coding sequence ATGACGGACTTTAGCCAGTCCCGCCGCAAAATGGTGGACAACCAGCTGCGCACCAATGATGTAACAGATCACCGGATCTTGGATGCCTTGGAAGCGGTACCGCGCGAAAAGTTCGTTCCCGCATCCAAGCGTGCTGTTGCTTATATCGACGAAGATCTACCGGTCGGTTCGAGCGGCACAAACCGTTTTCTGATGAAACCGCATATCTTTGGCAAGCTGGTTCAGCTGGCTCAGATCGGATCTGATGATGTTGTTCTGATCGTCGGTGCGGGAACCGGATACAGCTCCGCAGTGGTTGCCAAACTCGCCGCGTCCGTGGTCGCATTGGAAGAAAATGAAGACCTTTCCAAGGTCGCAACTGATCTTCTCGTGGAGCTTGGAACGGAAAACGCCGTGGTTGTCGATGGACCTCTTGTGAAAGGTTATGCCTCTGAGGGCCCATACGACATTATCTTAATCGATGGCGCTGTGGATGACTTGCCGGAAGCTCTTCTGGAGCAATTGAAGTCAGATGGGCGTCTTGTGGCAATCGAAGGTCAAGGTGGCTCTGGCGTTGCCAAACTCTATCAGAAGTCGGGTGACGTGGTTAGCGGTCGTTTTGGGTTCAATGCATCGGCAGCTCTGCTGCCCGGATTTGCCCGCGAAGCCGAGTTTTCCTTTTAA
- a CDS encoding TolC family outer membrane protein, which yields MTLSVALLSGVAAATTSGLFLSPAQAETIRDALSLAYANNPTLNAARAQLRGVDENVPQALTGWRPTASAAAAVGSVHSSVNGRQAYRNNASISLTLSQALFRGFRTVNSTRQAEAVVRAQRESLMSSEQDTLLSAATAYVDVIRDTALVSLQRSDLAFLQEQVRAARDRFDVGEGTRTDVSQAEARAAEAQAGLNTALANLNTSRAIYRQVVGVEPKSLSADTSITRAVPKSLDVALNASEEQQPLIRQAQHLVDAAIFNVKAIEGELLPTVTLDGSIGRSWNPSSTVDQTNNAQIFGNVSIPIYQGGGVYSRVRQAKEELGQTRLQLDVARDQVRANVISAWGIFQAAEASIIAARAAVEAQKLALEGVIEEQRVGQRTTLDVLDAQRDLVTQQSNLVTAQRNRIVGGYQLVASIGQLDAASLGLNVLIYNPSEHYKAVRGKWFGLRTPDGR from the coding sequence ATGACACTGTCGGTTGCGCTTCTTAGCGGTGTGGCCGCCGCGACAACGTCTGGCCTGTTCCTATCGCCGGCACAGGCCGAAACGATCCGTGATGCTCTGTCTTTGGCCTATGCCAACAACCCGACTTTGAATGCAGCGCGTGCGCAATTGCGCGGTGTTGATGAAAACGTCCCGCAAGCCCTGACCGGCTGGCGTCCGACAGCGTCTGCCGCGGCCGCGGTTGGATCGGTCCACTCGTCAGTAAATGGTCGGCAGGCGTACCGGAACAATGCATCTATTTCGCTGACACTTAGTCAGGCGCTTTTCCGTGGTTTCCGGACTGTGAACTCCACTCGCCAGGCAGAAGCTGTGGTACGGGCTCAGCGCGAAAGCTTGATGTCGAGCGAACAGGACACGCTTTTGAGCGCAGCTACGGCTTATGTGGATGTGATTCGAGACACCGCGCTCGTATCTCTGCAGCGCAGCGACCTGGCCTTCCTTCAAGAACAGGTTCGGGCAGCAAGGGACCGGTTTGATGTGGGTGAGGGCACCCGCACAGATGTCTCACAAGCCGAAGCCCGTGCAGCAGAAGCACAGGCTGGATTGAATACAGCGCTGGCCAATTTGAACACCAGCCGCGCGATTTACCGGCAGGTCGTTGGTGTCGAGCCGAAAAGCCTCTCCGCAGATACCTCGATTACACGCGCAGTGCCGAAGTCGCTTGATGTGGCCTTGAATGCCAGTGAAGAACAGCAGCCGCTGATTCGGCAGGCGCAACACTTAGTTGATGCTGCAATCTTCAATGTGAAAGCCATCGAAGGTGAATTGTTGCCAACGGTCACGTTGGACGGCAGCATTGGCCGGAGCTGGAATCCGTCCAGTACGGTTGATCAAACCAATAACGCCCAGATCTTCGGCAATGTCAGCATTCCGATTTATCAAGGCGGTGGGGTTTACTCCCGCGTTCGTCAGGCCAAGGAAGAATTGGGCCAGACGCGTCTGCAGCTTGATGTTGCCCGCGACCAAGTGCGCGCGAATGTGATTTCCGCTTGGGGTATTTTTCAGGCCGCCGAAGCATCCATCATCGCCGCTCGCGCCGCTGTGGAAGCCCAGAAATTGGCGTTGGAAGGTGTGATTGAAGAACAACGGGTCGGTCAGCGGACCACTTTGGATGTTCTTGATGCGCAACGTGATCTGGTGACTCAGCAATCGAATCTTGTCACTGCGCAGCGCAACCGGATTGTTGGCGGCTATCAGCTTGTAGCTTCAATTGGCCAACTGGATGCGGCTTCTCTCGGGCTCAATGTTTTGATCTATAATCCGAGTGAGCATTACAAAGCTGTACGCGGCAAGTGGTTCGGTTTGCGGACGCCAGACGGGCGTTAA
- a CDS encoding PopZ family protein — MAEASKAEEPSMEEILASIRRIISDEDAQSADSGDTDSDETPVAAEAEDSMGDASEMSQDDLDKLFDMDGDDDVAEDDGADDMAAAMMADAEEDEGEPAEDDEDVLELTEELAVEPSDDLEMVEGLAEDLAHPDSDVSFAPDPEPAADFEVEIEPAPEPEALFEPEPAPAPEPPVINAKPIPDELPRVAPEGPLTSAATGSAVHAALDNFSDMLISTQAQTIEEMVREMLRPMLKAWLDQNLPPMVEQMVKKEIQRVIRRRD, encoded by the coding sequence ATGGCAGAGGCGAGCAAGGCTGAAGAGCCGTCGATGGAGGAAATCCTCGCATCGATCCGCCGGATCATATCCGATGAGGACGCCCAGAGCGCAGACTCCGGTGATACAGACAGTGATGAAACCCCTGTAGCAGCAGAGGCGGAGGATTCTATGGGTGACGCCTCGGAAATGTCACAAGACGATCTCGACAAGCTGTTCGACATGGACGGCGACGACGACGTTGCTGAAGACGACGGTGCGGACGACATGGCAGCGGCTATGATGGCTGATGCCGAAGAGGATGAAGGTGAACCCGCCGAAGACGACGAAGACGTCCTTGAACTGACTGAAGAACTCGCAGTCGAGCCAAGCGACGATCTTGAAATGGTCGAGGGGCTTGCCGAAGATCTTGCGCATCCTGATAGTGATGTTTCCTTTGCGCCAGATCCTGAGCCGGCTGCTGATTTTGAGGTGGAAATTGAGCCGGCGCCGGAGCCCGAAGCACTGTTTGAGCCGGAACCCGCGCCTGCGCCCGAGCCGCCAGTTATAAATGCAAAACCTATCCCGGACGAGCTGCCGAGAGTTGCACCGGAAGGACCGCTAACGTCGGCCGCGACCGGGAGCGCGGTTCATGCAGCGCTCGACAATTTCTCCGATATGCTGATCAGCACGCAGGCACAGACGATTGAAGAGATGGTGCGCGAAATGCTGCGCCCGATGCTCAAAGCCTGGCTGGACCAAAACCTACCGCCAATGGTGGAACAGATGGTCAAGAAGGAAATTCAGCGGGTCATCCGCAGACGAGACTAA
- a CDS encoding DUF1284 domain-containing protein → MTVRLRAHHLLCMLTFAGKGYTPAFVANYTAIIKRLNAGENIELVGGPDEICEPMLCEADCHCHNDSVSQRDVAAAADIDEVLPDVDLTAATFSLSNNAISQLRARFKDGSIRNACMDCEWHGLCTDIAQNEFRGCHLWPPLKNHLPIGS, encoded by the coding sequence ATGACTGTTCGTCTTCGTGCCCATCATCTGCTTTGCATGCTGACATTCGCTGGCAAGGGATACACTCCTGCTTTCGTCGCCAACTACACGGCCATCATCAAACGGCTAAATGCCGGGGAGAATATCGAACTGGTTGGTGGGCCTGACGAGATCTGCGAACCAATGCTGTGTGAAGCAGACTGTCATTGCCACAATGACAGTGTTTCTCAAAGAGATGTTGCGGCCGCTGCTGACATTGACGAGGTTCTTCCGGATGTAGATCTGACCGCTGCGACCTTTTCTCTTAGCAACAATGCGATCTCCCAGCTGCGCGCGCGGTTCAAAGACGGTTCGATTCGCAACGCTTGCATGGATTGCGAGTGGCACGGACTGTGTACGGATATCGCCCAAAACGAATTCAGGGGCTGCCATCTCTGGCCGCCCCTGAAAAACCATCTACCGATAGGCTCTTAG
- a CDS encoding valine--tRNA ligase, translating into MLDKTYDAASVEPRIYETWEKAEAFKAGAGAKEGADAFTIVIPPPNVTGSLHMGHALNNTLQDILVRWKRMQGYDVLWQPGTDHAGIATQMVVERELMESQQPGRREMGRDAFVERVWEQKRKSEGTILGQLKRLGASCDWSRTEFTMSPNLSDAVLKVFVELYRQGLIYKSKRLVNWDPKFETAISDLEVENIEVDGHMWHFKYPLAGGETYEYVEKDEDGNVTLRETRDYISIATTRPETMLGDGAVAVHPDDERYKPIVGKLCEIPVGPKEHRRLIPIITDEYPDPDFGSGAVKITGAHDFNDYQVALRGKIPMYRLMDTKGHMRADGAPYDEEAKKAQAIIDGAEMTINEVDLINIVPDDLRGLDRFEARKRVIDQITAEGLAVTVASDHPDVAWMKGLAPEWDTNGKAKIRKLGDDEEGLAELPMVESKKIMQPFGDRSKVVIEPMLTDQWFVDAKTLAEPALKAVQDGDTKFVPGNWDKTYYNWLNDIQPWCISRQLWWGHQIPVWYDEDGNEFCAMSEEEAVEMAGGKTLTRDEDVLDTWFSSALWPFSTLGWPHKTPELERYYKTDVLITGFDIIFFWVARMMMQGIHFMKEVPFHTVYINSIVVDKNGKKMSKSLGNVLDPLDLFDAYGADATRYALASQEVQGRRTLRMSDQAAEGGQRFATKLWNAARFAEMNGCARVEGFDPSAAKHTLNRWIATEMGKCVAEVTAALEDYRFNDASGAVYKFTWNTFCDWFLELAKPIFNGDDEAAKAETRATAAWAIDEILKVLHPFMPFLTEELWERLGDEGVKADKLLMLTEWPHANVSDDAAAGEINWLVDLISEIRSVRAEMNIPAGAKVQLVVVGANDQTKGRIATHESAIQRLARAEDVSLADAAPAGSAQIIVGEATVCLPLAGVIDLGAEKARLTKDAGKLEGEITKIEKKLGNPKFVEKAPQEVVDGEKEKVSEAKAKLEKIQVALSRLAEIG; encoded by the coding sequence ATGCTGGATAAAACCTACGATGCGGCCAGCGTTGAGCCGCGGATTTACGAAACCTGGGAAAAGGCGGAGGCCTTCAAGGCTGGAGCCGGTGCCAAAGAGGGTGCCGATGCCTTTACCATCGTAATTCCGCCGCCGAATGTGACGGGGTCCCTTCACATGGGGCACGCACTCAATAACACGCTGCAGGACATCCTCGTTCGCTGGAAGCGCATGCAGGGCTATGACGTCTTGTGGCAACCAGGTACGGACCACGCCGGTATCGCGACACAGATGGTTGTTGAGCGTGAGCTCATGGAGAGCCAACAACCAGGCCGGCGCGAGATGGGGCGCGACGCCTTTGTTGAACGGGTTTGGGAACAGAAACGGAAATCCGAAGGCACGATCCTGGGCCAGTTGAAACGTCTCGGCGCGTCCTGCGATTGGAGCCGGACCGAATTCACCATGTCGCCGAACCTGTCGGACGCTGTCTTGAAGGTCTTTGTCGAGCTGTATCGGCAAGGCCTGATTTACAAGTCCAAACGGTTGGTCAACTGGGACCCGAAATTCGAAACTGCGATCTCCGATCTTGAAGTTGAGAACATCGAAGTCGATGGCCACATGTGGCACTTCAAGTATCCGCTGGCTGGTGGCGAAACCTACGAGTACGTCGAAAAAGACGAGGACGGCAACGTCACGCTCCGCGAAACCCGCGACTACATTTCCATCGCCACGACCCGCCCGGAAACCATGCTCGGCGATGGTGCGGTTGCTGTTCATCCGGATGATGAGCGCTACAAACCGATCGTCGGCAAGCTCTGTGAAATTCCGGTTGGACCAAAGGAACACCGCCGTCTGATCCCGATCATCACTGATGAGTATCCGGATCCGGACTTCGGGTCCGGTGCGGTGAAGATCACTGGTGCACACGACTTCAACGATTATCAGGTCGCACTCCGGGGCAAGATCCCGATGTACCGCCTGATGGACACCAAAGGTCATATGCGGGCCGACGGTGCACCCTACGATGAAGAAGCCAAGAAGGCGCAGGCGATCATTGATGGCGCCGAGATGACGATCAATGAAGTTGATCTCATCAACATTGTTCCGGATGATTTGCGTGGTCTCGACCGGTTCGAGGCCCGTAAGCGGGTAATCGATCAGATCACGGCTGAAGGTTTGGCGGTAACTGTTGCCTCTGATCATCCGGATGTTGCCTGGATGAAGGGGCTGGCTCCGGAGTGGGATACCAACGGTAAGGCGAAAATCCGGAAGCTTGGCGACGACGAAGAAGGTCTTGCCGAGTTGCCGATGGTCGAATCCAAAAAGATCATGCAGCCATTTGGCGACCGCTCGAAAGTTGTCATCGAGCCAATGCTGACCGACCAGTGGTTCGTTGATGCCAAGACCCTGGCCGAACCGGCGCTGAAAGCCGTTCAGGATGGTGACACGAAGTTTGTTCCGGGAAACTGGGACAAGACTTACTACAACTGGCTGAATGACATTCAGCCGTGGTGTATTTCCCGCCAGTTGTGGTGGGGTCACCAGATCCCGGTTTGGTACGACGAAGACGGCAATGAATTCTGCGCAATGAGCGAAGAAGAAGCTGTCGAGATGGCCGGCGGCAAAACTTTGACCCGCGACGAAGACGTTCTCGACACTTGGTTCTCGTCTGCGCTATGGCCATTTTCCACGCTCGGCTGGCCGCACAAGACACCGGAACTGGAGCGCTATTACAAGACCGATGTTCTGATCACCGGTTTTGACATCATCTTTTTCTGGGTTGCCCGGATGATGATGCAGGGCATCCACTTCATGAAGGAAGTGCCGTTCCACACCGTCTACATCAATTCGATTGTTGTCGATAAAAACGGGAAGAAGATGTCCAAGTCCTTGGGCAATGTCCTCGACCCGTTGGACCTGTTCGACGCCTATGGCGCCGATGCCACACGGTACGCCCTGGCGAGCCAGGAAGTTCAGGGCCGGCGGACACTGCGGATGTCTGACCAAGCAGCCGAAGGCGGTCAGCGCTTTGCGACCAAACTCTGGAACGCTGCCCGGTTTGCGGAGATGAACGGCTGTGCCCGTGTTGAGGGCTTCGATCCGTCGGCGGCAAAACACACCCTCAACCGTTGGATTGCAACGGAAATGGGCAAGTGTGTCGCTGAAGTGACCGCTGCGCTTGAAGACTACCGGTTTAATGATGCCTCAGGCGCTGTCTACAAGTTCACTTGGAACACCTTCTGTGATTGGTTCCTGGAGCTGGCGAAGCCGATCTTCAACGGCGATGATGAAGCCGCTAAAGCCGAGACCCGGGCAACCGCCGCTTGGGCAATCGATGAGATCCTGAAGGTCCTGCATCCGTTCATGCCGTTTCTGACCGAAGAACTTTGGGAGCGTCTGGGCGACGAAGGCGTCAAGGCTGACAAGCTCCTGATGCTCACCGAATGGCCGCATGCCAACGTTTCTGATGATGCAGCTGCAGGCGAGATCAACTGGCTTGTCGATCTCATCTCCGAAATTCGCTCGGTCCGCGCTGAAATGAACATTCCGGCAGGCGCAAAGGTCCAGCTGGTTGTTGTTGGCGCGAATGATCAAACTAAAGGCCGGATCGCCACTCACGAATCTGCGATCCAGCGCCTCGCACGCGCTGAAGATGTTTCACTGGCAGATGCAGCTCCGGCTGGATCGGCACAGATCATCGTCGGTGAGGCAACCGTGTGCCTGCCGCTTGCAGGTGTCATCGATCTCGGTGCGGAAAAGGCCCGTCTGACCAAAGACGCCGGCAAGCTCGAAGGCGAGATCACCAAGATCGAGAAAAAACTCGGAAATCCGAAATTCGTTGAAAAGGCGCCGCAAGAGGTGGTTGACGGCGAAAAGGAGAAGGTAAGTGAGGCCAAGGCAAAACTTGAAAAAATCCAAGTCGCTTTGAGTCGTCTCGCCGAAATCGGCTAA